Within Bacteroidota bacterium, the genomic segment AAGATAGAAAAAAATGAACTTACAGCAAAAGCATTGTAATAAATTTTAGACAAAAAAAAGAACTTTTAATTGCTATTAATTAAGAAATTCATTTTATTGGAAAGCAAATCGGGAATTCCACCTTTCTACAAAATCCCCAAATTAATAAAATTACATATAGGGAAAGACATAGTCAGTAAGCAGGTTGGCTTGGGTTTAGTTCAATCGCGATTTTTCATTGGGACTGAATCAGGCTCAGCAGTTTCTCGCAGTTTTTATATTCTTAGGTGCTGTAAGGCATTTTTTTCCTGTTCATCATTCTATAAATCTCTTTCAATTCTTCTTTTCTGTTTTTGTCAAGTCCATGCCATCTAATTCCTTGTATTGCTCCTTCAAGTGCATAAAGCATATTTAGTGGTTTTAAGAAAACGTCAAATACTGCGTTACTCTTGCTTTTGAATCAGTCATTTACAAAAGTAAACTCCTTATTTTCAAAAGCTTCAAAAGCCTTGTCTTTGACGCTTTCTTAATAACCACTCAAAAATTGATAGTTTTCTTAGAGGCACTATTTAAACAAGCACCACTATTTTCAATGCTTGCAATTTTGATTATTGCATTCTCACTTCCTAATTGTTTTAAGTCTTGCTCATTTTCTACCCCTATCAAACTCAATTTGTCTGCAAGAGTTTTTCCAATATTGGGTAAATTAGTCAGATTTTCCATTACTATTTTTTTCGCTGGCATTTAATTAAAAAACATTCTAACGGTGGCTCATTTTCAATATGTTTAATTGGTTCATCAATTTCTTCAAATGATATTAAACCAAAATCAAAGAACTCCTGTTTTATTGATTTTTCATCGTAAAAGAATACTTTTAACCCATTCTGAATTTTAAACCTGTCTTTGCTTAGTTTTTCCCCTTCACCAAACAGATTTGATTTTTTTGAAACTACAACAAAAAACATATAACCGTCAGGCGATAACTGGTTATAGCAATTCAGTATAAAAATTTTTCTTTCATATTTATTTAGCAAATGGATTAATGAATAGCAGAAGATGCCTTCATATTTCTTTTTATCAAATGGCATTTCAGTAACAGAACCACAATATATTTGAATGTCCTTTGAAACATATTTTTGAGCTAATTCTATAGCTGATTTTGAAATTTCTATGCCAGTTACATTGATACCATTATCGCAGAACACTTTTGCATTTCTTCCATAGCCAAAACCCGGTATTAAAATGTCAGAAACATTGTGTTCAAGAAAGAAATCTTTAATAAGAATAGCTGAATTAGCAGGCTCTTGCCCCCATATCATTTTTTCACTCTTAAATATTTCTTCCCAAAATTCACTCATATTAAATTAATTTTCATCAAAACTTTCCAGAACCAAAAGCAAATATTTTAATGCAGCTTTCATTCCTATATAAATCAATTGCTAAGTTTTATTGTCTAAACCTTCGTCTGCAATCAATGATTGAATAAAGCCAGCATAAGCTTTTTGAATATCAGGGGCTTCATCAACAAATTTTTGTAATAGATTATTATTAATCTTCTTAACTTTTATTTAATTTCTTAATTTTTCAAGAGTTGTTGGATTGTAATTAACTTTTGAAATAGTATTTGTAAAAAATATAGCATCAAATGATTTCTTTGGAATACAAGTCATTTCAAAACCTTGAGCACGAATTACTTTGTCTGTATTTAGCCATTTTTCAACAATCTTATTTTCTGAATTTCCTTTTAAATTGAGTATGAAGTAGTCCGTTTTTAATTTTGCTAATGTTCCGTCTATAGTATATGGTTCTGCAGGCTCAAAAGTTAAGTTTTGTTCTTGAAACTCACCTTGATTAAATGAAGCACCAATAGAAACCATATTATCACCAAATTTTTGATTTAAGATATCTCCCATTCCTTTTATTTCATTTTCAGGCATCACAGACATAGTAAACTCTGATTTGCCAATATGAACATTATGAGCCCAAAGGATAATTTTTTTATTTCTCTCTTTTATCCAGAAAGTAATATTAGCCATTGCATTCTCTCGAATTAAACCCATTTTTAATCTATCAGTCTCTGAAAACATCTTATTTGCTTCGTTGGCTGAATATGAAAGTTTTAAAATCCATTCATATTCGTTTTCTGATGACTTAGCAATATAATTTTCTTTGTCTTGCTTTATATGCTTAAATAACCCATTGTAATTTTTTCCAAGAATTTGTTTTTCATCTTCAGGCAATTCTGAAAAGCGTTGCTGTGTTGTTTGCCATTGATTGTCTTCAATTATTCTACGACCAAAATTTTTGTTTTTAATTTGTTCGAAATATGGCTCATCTATTTTCTTAATGTATTCAAATATTTGTTCAAGACCATTGTTTGGTGCAACAATATCAATTCCGTAGAAATTCACTTTATTGCCAATTTCCTGACCTTTGTTATGTTCATATAACCAAATCAATATATTTTTCATTTCCTGTGTATCCCACAAAAACCAGCCTGGCATATTCGACATTAATTCATCAATATTCCCATTTCCATTTAGAATATAGTCGTTAATTTTATTTGAGTAAGGTAAACTTGCCTCTAATACAAAGCTTGTAAAATTCATTTCCTCGACGAGATACTTTATAAAACGATGTTTCAATTGAAATTGCTCATGTATATCGTGGCGACTTTCTCCAAGGCAAACAACTTCTGCATTTCCAACAATTTGGTTTAATATATGCAAATCGTCTTGCTTTTGCGTTAGTTCTAATGTCTCTATTTTCTGTGAGTTTTTTAAGGCCCATTCCGAAAATTTGTCATCCATTTCTTGTGAAGATGAATTATTGCAACTTGCTGTTACTAATAAAATCAAGAATATTATTGAAAATCGTATCATTATAATTTCTTTTTATGAGGTTTTAAATTTCAATATTTTTCCAAGCAGGGAATTTTTTCAAACTTTCTTTTGCCATTTTCTCGGCTTGCTCTTCTCCAAAATCATTGGTTTTAATGATTAAGCTTTTGAAATCAGTCACTTTTTCAAGGTATGATTTTAGATTTCCATGATTATCCGTGCAATGTTTACAATATTTGTTTTCTGGCTTTTCACATCCAAAATCTTCAATGCTCTTCATTGGCATTCCGCAACTTTCACAAATTTTTGATACCATAATTTATTTTTTTAAAAATTAGTAAACTTAATAATAACAAATATGAGAAAAAAAGTTGTTTAAAAAATTTGGAGTGTTCGTTTCTTTGTTACATCATATGCCATACAGAAATTAATAGTTATTATACTTTCTGTCAAACTATCTTTTTCTTTTATAATGATTCTGAACAATATCACCCAAAAATACCTTAGATTCAACATGTTTGAATTCTAATTTATCAGGCAATTCGGAAAAAAGTGTAGCTCCTCCACCTAACAAAATTGGGATAGTAGTAATAATAAGTTCATCAATATGGTCTTCTTTCAGAAAACTCTGAATTGTGCTACCTCCGTCAATATAAAGTCTATCGTATCCTCTTTGATTTAATTTTTTTACGACATTGATTATAGAACCTTTTACTAATCCTACTTCATTTTCGTAGTTTGCAGGAATTATTTCCAAACTTCTGCTCAACACAAAAACAGGCTTGCTATATGGCCAGTCAATATCAAAATTACAAACTGCTTCAAATGTTTTGCGTCCCATAACAATGGCATCGATACCTTTCATAAATAGTTCGTATCCCATATCAATTTCATCAGGATTTGAGATAGAATTTAACCAATCTAATCCGCCATTTTTGTCAGAAATATAGCCATCTAAACTTTTTGCAATAAATACTGAGTTTTTTTTAATCATATTCTCTTTTATCTTTCAAACATTATCACACATTTATGAAGTTTTAGATATTCATGAATTATTCAGTTTAATAATTAAGCCTTCAAATCTCTCTTTTTCAATATAAAAACTATACCAAACAAATAAACTGCAAACCAGCCAAAACTTATAATCAATGCTTTTATCGAAACATTATCATTAATTTCGCTAAAAATATAGCGTCCGAATGGGATATCTATCAGATTGTTCATCGATTTTATGGGGAAATATTGAACTATTGTGGGCATTATACCATTGCGAAAATATGGTGCATTTTCGAAAATTGCAACTACTATCGGCTCAAACATTAAGCTGTAGAGAAAAAGAGCAACTATCACAAATCCAGACTTTTTTATGATTAATGATAATAAAAATGCCATGGTGCAAAACAAAATTATTTGATAAAAATACACTGCAATAAATTCAAGTTCGTCGAAGACAAATTTTATTCCCCAAACATGCGAATAAATTGCTCCATCAATAATTCCAAGTAAAAACAAAAATGCAGTACTTAATAGTGCAAGACAAACAATAAGCATCATTTTGCTTGCGATATACTCATATTTACTAATTCCATCAATTATGTTTTGGCGTAAGGTGTTGTAAGTAATATCATTATTTATTGAAATTATCACGATAAATACCAATAATATTATTCCGAATGAAGCAAGGTAAGTAATATTTTGCCATATATCCGGGAAATCGTAAATAGGCAATATCGTAGGATCTATTCCTTTAAAATCTACTCCCTCTTTTTTTAGCCATTCTAAGAAAAAGCCTCCTCCTGCTGCAATCACTACCAAAGCCAAAAGGTACATGCCCAATAAAATCCAAAAAACCTTATAGTTTCGTAACTTCAGCCATTCTAATTTTAGTGTTCTAATCATTCTCTTTTAAGATTTTAAGAAATTCTTGTTCGAGCGAATTTGTATGTGTAACCAATTTTTGCAGAACTACACCATTTTTAAAGCAGAAAGAATTTACATCTGCAACCTTAAAATTTTCCTTTAGGCTGCAAAAAAGACTATTTGTATTTTTTTGAATATCTTCCATACCTTCGAAGGAATTCAGAATTTCTGACAATTCTTGAAGATTTTCGCTACTCACTTCTATTCTATTAATTTCGTTCAAAGTGTCTTCAACTTTTCCTTCATGTAGCTTCATACCTTTACGTAACACACAGAAATGTGTACAGACTTTTTGTACCTCATCTAATAAATGGCTTGCCATAATTATAGTTTTCCCCTGTGTTGCAATTTCTTTAATCAGGCTACGAACTTCGGCAATTCCTTCAGGATCGAGGCCATTTGTAGGTTCGTCGAGAATTAGTACAGGCGGGTTTGATAATAATGCAGCTCCGATTGACAGTCTTTGTTTCATTCCAAGGCTGTATGTTTTATATTTATCGTGTTGGCGTTCGTGCAAACCAACTGTCTTTAGAACTGAATCAATTCCGGCCTTGCTACACTGTTTTATATGTGCAACAATTTTCAGATTTTGAACAGCCGTTAGGTATGGATAAAAACTTGGAGTTTCAAGAATTGCACCAATTTTTTTCCGAGCTTCAACATTTGGCACATCAGAAAACCATTTAAAACTTCCTTCGCTCGGTGCAATCACGTCAAGTATCATTCCAAGGGTTGTGGTTTTGCCACTTCCGTTTGGGCCTAAAATTCCATAAACCTGGCCTTGCAAAACTGTAAGGTCGAGCTTGTTAAGTGCTTGAATTTTTCCGTACTTCTTTGAAAGTTGATGTGTTTCAAGAATTTTATTTGGCATAGGGCGAAATTATTGAGTAAACATTAAACATTTCTCCCTGACTGATACTTTGCACAAGTGTTGGAATTTTTTGAAAGCCAATTTTGCCAATTATGTAAAAAGCAAATATTTCTTCCTTATTCCTAAAAACACCAACAAATTCGCTCTGCTGGTCTTCTTTTCCGTAGATATAAAAATTGGTGTCGCCGCCTTGCATAATTGCATATTCCTCAAAAGCATTTTTTTGGTACTTTGCAATCATTTGCAGA encodes:
- a CDS encoding dihydrofolate reductase — protein: MIKKNSVFIAKSLDGYISDKNGGLDWLNSISNPDEIDMGYELFMKGIDAIVMGRKTFEAVCNFDIDWPYSKPVFVLSRSLEIIPANYENEVGLVKGSIINVVKKLNQRGYDRLYIDGGSTIQSFLKEDHIDELIITTIPILLGGGATLFSELPDKLEFKHVESKVFLGDIVQNHYKRKR
- a CDS encoding ATP-binding cassette domain-containing protein, coding for MPNKILETHQLSKKYGKIQALNKLDLTVLQGQVYGILGPNGSGKTTTLGMILDVIAPSEGSFKWFSDVPNVEARKKIGAILETPSFYPYLTAVQNLKIVAHIKQCSKAGIDSVLKTVGLHERQHDKYKTYSLGMKQRLSIGAALLSNPPVLILDEPTNGLDPEGIAEVRSLIKEIATQGKTIIMASHLLDEVQKVCTHFCVLRKGMKLHEGKVEDTLNEINRIEVSSENLQELSEILNSFEGMEDIQKNTNSLFCSLKENFKVADVNSFCFKNGVVLQKLVTHTNSLEQEFLKILKEND
- a CDS encoding AraC family transcriptional regulator, whose translation is MVSKICESCGMPMKSIEDFGCEKPENKYCKHCTDNHGNLKSYLEKVTDFKSLIIKTNDFGEEQAEKMAKESLKKFPAWKNIEI
- a CDS encoding erythromycin esterase family protein, translating into MIRFSIIFLILLVTASCNNSSSQEMDDKFSEWALKNSQKIETLELTQKQDDLHILNQIVGNAEVVCLGESRHDIHEQFQLKHRFIKYLVEEMNFTSFVLEASLPYSNKINDYILNGNGNIDELMSNMPGWFLWDTQEMKNILIWLYEHNKGQEIGNKVNFYGIDIVAPNNGLEQIFEYIKKIDEPYFEQIKNKNFGRRIIEDNQWQTTQQRFSELPEDEKQILGKNYNGLFKHIKQDKENYIAKSSENEYEWILKLSYSANEANKMFSETDRLKMGLIRENAMANITFWIKERNKKIILWAHNVHIGKSEFTMSVMPENEIKGMGDILNQKFGDNMVSIGASFNQGEFQEQNLTFEPAEPYTIDGTLAKLKTDYFILNLKGNSENKIVEKWLNTDKVIRAQGFEMTCIPKKSFDAIFFTNTISKVNYNPTTLEKLRN
- a CDS encoding DUF4252 domain-containing protein; translated protein: MKKSKLLIFILLTGLFQPLFAQEDIIKSYADSSSRKDYCFYPSTLRMLNLAKNKDYYDMVENIKKILIYTLDSASIAEKSYLQMIAKYQKNAFEEYAIMQGGDTNFYIYGKEDQQSEFVGVFRNKEEIFAFYIIGKIGFQKIPTLVQSISQGEMFNVYSIISPYAK
- a CDS encoding class I SAM-dependent methyltransferase translates to MSEFWEEIFKSEKMIWGQEPANSAILIKDFFLEHNVSDILIPGFGYGRNAKVFCDNGINVTGIEISKSAIELAQKYVSKDIQIYCGSVTEMPFDKKKYEGIFCYSLIHLLNKYERKIFILNCYNQLSPDGYMFFVVVSKKSNLFGEGEKLSKDRFKIQNGLKVFFYDEKSIKQEFFDFGLISFEEIDEPIKHIENEPPLECFLIKCQRKK